The Mercurialis annua linkage group LG2, ddMerAnnu1.2, whole genome shotgun sequence genome contains a region encoding:
- the LOC126668206 gene encoding uncharacterized protein LOC126668206, with translation MSLINGLKNVQDCEKMDRMLCYKEFPYFHILGDKLHTYIHDMRNNYDCIGCCGLTSLAIKLVHTNMHLMFSLIYSLIELALILHVFTSSVERYFSAMKTIKIDSCTKMDE, from the exons ATGAGCTTGATAAATGGTTTGAAAAACGTGCAAGATTGTGAGAAAATGGATAGGATGCTCTGTTACAAGGAGTTTCCATATTTT CACATTTTGGGTGATAAGCTTCACACATACATTCATGATATGAGAAACAATTATGATTGTATTGGTTGTTGTGGTCTTACTAGCCTTGCAATCAAGCTTGTTCATACtaatatgcatttaatgttttcattaatttatAGCTTGATTGAGTTGGCTTTAATCCTACACGTGTTTACATCATCTGTCGAAAGATATTTCTCAGCAATGAAGACTATCAAAATAGATTCATGCACCAAAATGGATGAATGA
- the LOC126666627 gene encoding MLO-like protein 11, translating into MEESSSKELRSLALTPTWSVATVLTIFVVVSLIVERSIHRLSNWLRRTNRKPLLAAVEKMKEELMLLGFISLLLTATSSTIANICISSKFYDSTFAPCSRSDIDEMEEDTSAGRKLLMLSSVPFSVRRMLNSLNQNTCKEGHEPFVSREGLEQLHRFIFVMAVTHISYSCLTMLLAIVKIHSWRIWEDEAHMDRHDSLAEVMREHTLRRQTTFVRYQASNPLVKNSFIIWVTCFLRQFGRSVVRPDYLTLRKGFITNHNLSSKYDFHSYMIRSMEEEFQRIVGVSGPLWGFVVAFMLFNIKGSNLYFWIAIIPITLVLLVGAKLQHVIATLALENAGVTGYFSGAKLKPRDDLFWFKKPELLLSLIHFILFQNAFELASFFWFWWQFGYNSCFIRNHLLVYIRLVLGFAGQFLCSYSTLPLYALVTQMGTNYKAALIPQRIRETIHGWGKAARRKRRHGMYPDDSTVRTDTSTVLSLEEDDHQYIDISEANGSHNEIELHPVSTPIHAPFSNETSSRAGTPLLRSSASISVQKSPNYFPDGIIRSSSMPARRD; encoded by the exons ATGGAAGAGAGTAGTAGTAAAGAATTGAGATCATTGGCCTTAACTCCAACATGGTCTGTGGCTACTGTTTTGACAATCTTTGTTGTTGTCTCTTTGATTGTAGAGCGCTCAATTCACAGGCTAAGCAAT TGGCTGCGGAGGACTAATCGGAAACCTTTACTTGCAGCTGTGGAAAAAATGAAAGAAG AGCTGATGCTGCTTGGATTCATATCACTCCTTCTAACGGCTACCTCAAGCACGATAGCCAATATTTGCATTTCTTCAAAGTTCTATGATAGCACTTTTGCTCCTTGCTCTAGGTCTGATATCGATGAAATGGAAGAAGATACTTCTGCGGGGCGTAAACTGCTGATGCTTTCTTCTGTTCCTTTCTCAGTTCGGAGAATGCTGAATAGCTTGAATCAGAATACCTGCAAAGAG GGACATGAGCCATTTGTATCACGTGAAGGCCTCGAGCAGTTGCACCGCTTCATCTTCGTCATGGCAGTCACACATATATCTTACAGTTGCTTAACCATGTTGCTGGCTATAGTGAAG ATTCATAGTTGGAGGATCTGGGAAGATGAGGCTCATATGGACCGCCATGATTCATTAGCAG AAGTCATGAGGGAGCATACGTTACGGAGGCAGACAACCTTTGTCAGATATCAAGCATCAAATCCTTTGGTCAAGAATAGCTTTATTATCTGGGTG ACTTGCTTCCTCCGGCAATTTGGGCGTTCAGTGGTTCGTCCAGACTACCTTACTCTTCGCAAGGGCTTTATCACG AATCACAACCTTTCGTCGAAGTATGATTTCCACAGCTACATGATTAGATCTATGGAAGAAGAATTCCAGAGGATAGTTGGTGTGAG TGGTCCATTGTGGGGATTTGTTGTTGCTTTCATGCTGTTTAACATAAAAG GGTCTAACCTCTATTTCTGGATAGCCATCATTCCTATAACT CTTGTCCTTTTGGTGGGTGCAAAACTACAGCATGTTATTGCAACTTTAGCATTGGAGAATGCTGGCGTAACTGGATACTTTTCGGGAGCAAAGTTAAAGCCTCGAGATGATCTTTTTTGGTTTAAGAAACCAGAACTATTGTTATCCTTGATCCACTTTATTTTGTTCCAG AATGCATTTGAGCTGGCTTCTTTCTTCTGGTTCTGG TGGCAGTTTGGGTATAATTCCTGCTTTATCAGGAACCACCTGCTAGTCTATATTCGACTTGTATTGGG ATTTGCCGGACAATTTCTTTGCAGCTACAGCACCTTGCCGCTTTATGCATTGGTTACTCAG ATGGGAACAAATTACAAGGCAGCACTTATTCCTCAAAGAATAAGGGAGACGATCCATGGATGGGGAAAAGCAGCTAGAAGGAAGAGAAGGCATGGTATGTACCCAGATGATTCTACAGTACGTACAGATACAAGTACAGTATTATCGCTCGAGGAGGATGATCATCAATACATTGATATTTCCGAGGCTAACGGTTCACACAATGAAATCGAGTTACACCCAGTTTCTACTCCTATACATGCACCATTTTCAAATGAAACTTCAAGTAGGGCTGGCACTCCCCTTCTTCGGTCCTCGGCATCGATTTCTGTACAAAAGTCACCAAATTACTTTCCGGATGGCATTATTAGATCATCCTCTATGCCGGCTAGAAGAGATTGA